One Actinospica robiniae DSM 44927 genomic region harbors:
- a CDS encoding serine/threonine-protein kinase yields MSEGSDGAADAAAPPRIGSFAVLGTLGTGAMGRVFLGHDASVGLAAVKVIRPELAADPTYRERFVREIRAARRVDGGHIAHVIAADPLASPPWLATEYIPAPTLDELVAACGPLSEELVRWIAAGCIRALMDVHRAGLVHRDVKPGNILVTESGPVLVDFGLAYASDTGHLTRSGTHPGTPAFMAPEQLNQREELTSAVDVYALGATLVFAASGHLPFTGPGVEATIFRMLTSAPDLDGVPEAIAPSLAACLARSPEARPACADLLAVLAADLGDTADTPLPEAGRALVDQRVADASRLLEEAEEQSAQQIPAPPEPRRRGSRTWMAVAAVSTAVLGVAAGVVYGVISEWPNSSVPAKAAGASSTAAGVDLSGQALPPADHNGQGGPPPPPPYDGQAPPFPATLSIQPAKGGPKTVFTVRGTGWPPGRLVWITLEGPSATPFSVYAAADGTLRTTVDPAVQEDRASGATPGSYFVQAEAGPVQALASFSISAAG; encoded by the coding sequence ATGTCAGAGGGCTCCGACGGAGCGGCAGACGCCGCCGCACCGCCACGGATCGGGTCGTTCGCCGTCCTGGGAACGCTCGGCACCGGGGCGATGGGGCGCGTCTTCCTCGGACACGACGCGTCCGTCGGGCTGGCGGCGGTGAAGGTCATCCGCCCGGAGCTGGCGGCCGACCCGACCTACCGCGAGCGCTTCGTCCGCGAGATCCGGGCCGCGCGCCGGGTCGACGGCGGCCACATCGCGCACGTCATCGCGGCCGACCCGCTCGCCTCGCCGCCCTGGCTGGCCACCGAGTACATCCCGGCGCCCACGCTGGACGAGCTCGTGGCCGCCTGCGGCCCGCTCTCCGAGGAACTGGTCCGCTGGATCGCCGCGGGCTGCATACGTGCCCTGATGGACGTGCACCGCGCGGGGCTGGTTCACCGGGACGTGAAGCCCGGCAACATCCTGGTGACCGAATCCGGGCCCGTACTCGTCGACTTCGGGCTCGCCTACGCCTCCGACACCGGGCACCTGACCCGCAGCGGAACTCACCCGGGCACCCCGGCGTTCATGGCGCCGGAACAGCTCAACCAGCGCGAGGAGCTGACCTCGGCCGTCGACGTGTACGCGCTCGGCGCGACGCTGGTGTTCGCGGCGTCCGGGCACCTGCCGTTCACCGGCCCGGGGGTCGAGGCCACCATCTTCCGGATGCTCACCTCGGCGCCCGATCTCGACGGCGTGCCCGAGGCGATCGCGCCGTCCCTCGCCGCCTGCCTCGCCCGCTCCCCCGAAGCCCGGCCCGCCTGCGCGGACCTGCTGGCCGTGCTCGCCGCAGACCTCGGAGACACCGCCGACACGCCGTTGCCGGAGGCGGGGCGCGCCCTCGTCGACCAGCGCGTGGCCGACGCGAGCCGCCTGCTGGAGGAGGCGGAGGAGCAGTCCGCGCAACAGATACCGGCTCCGCCCGAGCCGCGGCGCCGCGGCAGCCGGACGTGGATGGCGGTGGCGGCGGTGTCGACCGCGGTCCTCGGCGTCGCGGCCGGCGTGGTCTACGGCGTGATCAGCGAATGGCCGAACTCATCGGTGCCGGCCAAGGCGGCCGGCGCCAGCAGCACCGCCGCCGGCGTGGATCTCAGCGGCCAGGCCCTGCCGCCCGCGGACCACAACGGCCAGGGAGGTCCCCCGCCGCCCCCGCCCTACGACGGCCAGGCGCCGCCGTTCCCGGCGACGCTCTCGATCCAGCCCGCGAAGGGCGGCCCCAAGACGGTCTTCACGGTGCGCGGCACCGGCTGGCCGCCCGGACGACTGGTGTGGATCACCCTGGAGGGCCCGTCGGCCACGCCGTTCAGCGTGTACGCCGCGGCCGACGGAACCCTGCGGACGACGGTGGATCCGGCCGTCCAGGAAGATCGCGCGAGCGGCGCCACGCCGGGCAGCTACTTCGTCCAAGCCGAAGCAGGACCCGTACAGGCACTCGCCTCCTTCTCGATCTCCGCGGCCGGCTAG
- a CDS encoding CsbD family protein, producing the protein MTRTETMHQLVRKAKGRMLEVKGRTTGDRRSLLRGRVLRAKGDARLRAHRFGRRLRHSGHR; encoded by the coding sequence ATGACCAGGACTGAGACGATGCATCAGCTGGTGCGCAAGGCGAAGGGCCGGATGCTGGAGGTGAAGGGCCGGACCACCGGAGACCGCCGCTCGCTGCTGCGAGGCCGCGTGCTGCGGGCGAAGGGCGACGCCCGGCTGCGGGCACACCGGTTCGGCCGCCGGCTGCGCCATTCCGGCCACCGGTGA
- a CDS encoding DUF3040 domain-containing protein has translation MLSAREEQILSLIEQQLVFESPRWALRFDKLKKRSRKNKRAKDAEEAS, from the coding sequence ATGCTTTCAGCACGCGAAGAACAGATCCTGAGCCTGATCGAGCAGCAGCTGGTGTTCGAGAGCCCCCGCTGGGCCCTGCGCTTCGACAAGCTGAAGAAGCGATCCCGCAAGAACAAGCGGGCCAAGGACGCCGAAGAAGCCTCCTGA